A single Sphingomonas kaistensis DNA region contains:
- a CDS encoding glycosyltransferase: MRTTTLPNPLRIAVIAHVRHPVAAPFMGGMEAHCDTLVRQLVGEGHDVTLFASGDSAADLPLHALAPHAYETELPWSEWHGTETLRRWLLRAYRQAWDEIVAGGFDIVHNNALFPDLIDWASRDRVAMVTSLHVPPFDALHAAVARNAGTPWQRFTVCSGQQQGLWPAGATEVAWNGIALGDWPFVAKGEGRAIWVGRITPTKGTLEAIAAADAAGVALDIAGPIDCRDYWDEVRPKLRAPHRYLGHLSGPALTRAVSEASVLIATPMWDEPFGLTLIEAMACGVPVAALGRGAIPEVVGDAGAVAPTVAELPDAIRAAMRIDRSIPRARVERHFSAAAMSRRYAEAYASASAGLSASSTASTRAELA, encoded by the coding sequence GTGCGAACCACAACCCTGCCGAACCCACTGCGGATCGCCGTGATCGCGCATGTCCGCCATCCGGTCGCCGCGCCGTTCATGGGGGGCATGGAAGCGCATTGCGACACCTTGGTCCGGCAACTGGTCGGCGAGGGGCACGACGTCACCTTGTTCGCGAGCGGCGACAGTGCGGCCGATCTCCCGCTTCATGCCCTTGCGCCCCATGCCTATGAGACCGAGCTTCCGTGGTCCGAGTGGCACGGGACCGAGACGCTGCGCCGCTGGCTGCTCCGCGCGTATCGTCAGGCGTGGGACGAGATCGTCGCGGGCGGGTTCGATATCGTCCACAACAATGCCCTGTTTCCCGACCTGATCGACTGGGCGTCGCGCGACCGGGTAGCGATGGTGACCTCGCTTCACGTGCCGCCCTTCGACGCGCTGCACGCGGCGGTGGCGCGCAATGCGGGCACACCGTGGCAAAGGTTCACGGTCTGCTCGGGACAGCAGCAAGGGCTGTGGCCGGCGGGAGCCACCGAGGTCGCGTGGAACGGGATCGCGCTCGGAGACTGGCCCTTTGTAGCAAAAGGAGAGGGCCGCGCGATATGGGTCGGGCGGATTACGCCGACCAAGGGCACGCTGGAAGCGATCGCCGCGGCCGATGCGGCAGGCGTCGCGCTGGACATCGCCGGGCCGATCGACTGCCGCGATTATTGGGACGAGGTGCGCCCAAAGCTTCGGGCGCCGCATCGGTATCTGGGCCATCTGTCGGGCCCGGCGCTGACCCGCGCGGTCAGCGAAGCGTCCGTGCTGATCGCGACCCCGATGTGGGACGAGCCGTTTGGCCTGACCCTGATCGAAGCCATGGCCTGCGGCGTTCCGGTCGCGGCACTGGGGCGCGGCGCGATCCCGGAGGTGGTAGGCGATGCGGGCGCGGTCGCCCCCACCGTGGCCGAGCTGCCTGACGCGATCCGCGCGGCAATGCGGATCGATCGGTCGATTCCGCGCGCCCGGGTCGAACGGCATTTCTCCGCCGCGGCGATGAGCCGGCGCTATGCCGAGGCTTATGCGTCGGCGAGCGCCGGTCTTTCGGCTTCGAGCACGGCCAGCACCCGCGCCGAGCTGGCGTAA
- a CDS encoding HAD-IIB family hydrolase: MRPPPLPLGITEDSGGHLTYLWGAAEALAARRDVTEVELVTRLFDAPDLGDDYSLTLQPCGDKLRIRRIDSGNRRYLSKEAAVADRPAFIAALLADLDARDIRPDLVHAHFADAAEVAIAIRDRFGIPFIYTAHSLGIDKADHLADGDDLASRIAFEDRAIASADAIIASSRDEAERQLMRYPSADAAKVHRVPPGAGLQPTHDADPARARALVAPFLRDPSKPVILAIARPVHKKNLAHLVDLYGASPALRAAANLVIVAGLRDGPDSGEAEQRAVIGQLLHGLDSHDLYGSLALPKRHEQSDIASFYALARDTGGIFVNPAATEPYGLTLVEAALHGVPVVATANGGAADIVAELGHGVSIDPADGDAFTAAMIGLLDDRDRWETALRTGRARVRRHSWDRYAEDFMAIAETVTTVPQAVQRPRDLLLSDIDGTLTGCRDGARRLQAALDRDPRRMFGIATGRSLQEAQRILGEWGYRAPDVMVTSVGSEIYWRKGGRLERDDGFATELARDWQPGAIRAALAGLDGLRPQGAVEQRRFKISYFAEAEAARRIERRLAEAGLAARVIHSHGNLLDILPANGGKAAAMRWVAARLSLPLSAVFAAGDSGNDRDMLDACPRAILVGNHCPTLADLAERSNVHRSQSPHAGGVLEALHAFARADAARLLAA, encoded by the coding sequence TTGCGCCCACCGCCCCTGCCACTCGGAATCACCGAGGATAGCGGCGGCCACCTCACCTACCTGTGGGGCGCGGCCGAAGCGTTGGCGGCGCGGCGCGATGTGACCGAGGTCGAGCTCGTGACCCGCCTGTTCGACGCGCCGGACCTCGGCGACGACTATTCCCTGACGTTGCAGCCGTGCGGCGACAAACTGCGCATCCGCCGCATCGACAGCGGCAACCGGCGCTATCTCAGCAAGGAAGCCGCCGTGGCCGACCGCCCGGCCTTTATCGCCGCGCTCCTCGCCGACCTCGACGCGCGCGACATCCGCCCGGACCTCGTCCACGCCCATTTCGCCGACGCCGCCGAAGTCGCCATCGCCATCCGCGACCGGTTCGGCATTCCCTTCATCTACACCGCCCATTCGCTCGGCATCGACAAGGCCGATCACCTTGCGGACGGCGATGATCTCGCCAGCCGGATCGCCTTCGAGGATCGCGCCATCGCCAGCGCCGATGCGATCATCGCGTCTTCCCGCGACGAGGCCGAACGGCAGCTGATGCGCTACCCATCGGCCGATGCGGCCAAGGTGCACCGGGTGCCGCCGGGCGCCGGGCTGCAACCCACCCACGACGCCGATCCCGCACGCGCCCGCGCGCTGGTCGCGCCCTTCCTTCGCGATCCCTCGAAGCCCGTGATCCTTGCCATCGCCCGGCCGGTCCACAAGAAGAACCTTGCCCATCTGGTCGATTTGTACGGCGCGTCGCCGGCCCTGCGCGCCGCCGCCAACCTCGTTATCGTCGCCGGGCTGCGCGACGGTCCGGACAGCGGCGAGGCGGAACAGCGCGCGGTGATCGGCCAGTTACTGCACGGCCTTGACAGCCATGATCTCTACGGTTCGCTCGCCCTGCCCAAGCGGCACGAACAGTCCGACATCGCCTCCTTCTACGCCCTTGCCCGCGACACGGGCGGGATCTTCGTCAATCCTGCCGCGACCGAACCGTATGGCCTGACCCTTGTCGAAGCGGCCCTGCATGGCGTTCCGGTGGTCGCGACCGCCAACGGCGGCGCGGCGGACATCGTGGCCGAGCTCGGCCACGGGGTCAGCATCGATCCGGCCGACGGCGACGCGTTCACCGCAGCGATGATCGGCCTGCTCGACGACCGCGACCGCTGGGAAACGGCCTTGCGAACCGGACGGGCGCGGGTGCGCCGGCATAGCTGGGATCGTTATGCCGAGGATTTCATGGCCATTGCCGAGACGGTGACGACGGTGCCGCAGGCGGTCCAGCGTCCGCGCGATCTCCTGTTATCCGACATCGACGGGACCCTGACCGGATGCCGCGACGGAGCTCGCCGGCTCCAGGCCGCGCTCGACCGCGACCCTCGCCGGATGTTCGGGATCGCCACTGGACGCTCATTGCAGGAAGCGCAGCGCATCCTCGGCGAATGGGGCTATCGCGCGCCCGACGTCATGGTGACATCGGTCGGATCGGAGATTTATTGGCGCAAGGGCGGCCGGCTCGAGCGCGACGACGGCTTTGCGACGGAACTCGCCCGCGACTGGCAACCGGGCGCCATCCGCGCCGCGCTAGCCGGGCTCGACGGCCTGCGTCCGCAGGGCGCGGTCGAACAACGGCGCTTCAAGATCAGCTATTTCGCCGAGGCGGAAGCGGCGCGGCGGATCGAGCGGAGGCTGGCGGAAGCCGGCCTCGCCGCCCGCGTCATTCACAGCCACGGCAATCTCCTCGACATCCTGCCCGCGAACGGCGGCAAGGCGGCCGCGATGAGATGGGTCGCCGCGCGCCTTTCGCTCCCCTTGTCCGCGGTTTTCGCGGCCGGGGACAGCGGTAACGACCGCGACATGCTCGACGCCTGCCCGCGCGCGATCCTGGTCGGCAATCATTGCCCGACGCTAGCCGATCTTGCCGAGCGCTCGAACGTGCATCGAAGCCAAAGCCCCCATGCCGGCGGCGTCCTCGAAGCGCTCCACGCCTTTGCCCGCGCCGATGCCGCAAGGCTGCTCGCGGCATGA
- a CDS encoding galactosyltransferase-related protein: MTAPISVCTLGSGRADHLRNLVAGLAMNRVKPAELVIGVMQDEPYDLPDTPFPVRQHVLGSGRLTLSVARNRAAAEAANERLVFLDIDCIPDPDLVGDYDARMDLTDGILMGEVLYLPKGATDGGLDFAAFAKAGVKHSERSGPPETPLGDCTDYRCFWSLNFAMRRSEFLALGGFDESFVGYGGEDTDFGRTAAEAGLPFHWTRGARAYHQYHPHHMPPVHHLDSVIANAHRFRDKWGHVTMDHWLKAFTLMGLVERRGDDFVRVRETEDSDLALTAQQSDQPYASSARVLAVLEAERPALADA; encoded by the coding sequence ATGACCGCGCCGATCAGCGTCTGTACCCTGGGATCGGGCCGCGCGGATCACCTGCGCAATCTGGTCGCGGGTCTCGCCATGAACCGGGTCAAACCCGCCGAACTGGTCATCGGCGTCATGCAGGACGAGCCTTACGACCTGCCCGATACACCGTTCCCGGTGCGCCAGCACGTGCTCGGCAGCGGGCGGCTTACCCTGTCGGTGGCGCGCAACCGTGCCGCGGCGGAAGCGGCGAACGAGCGGCTGGTATTCCTCGACATCGACTGCATCCCCGATCCCGACCTTGTCGGCGACTACGATGCGCGGATGGACCTCACCGACGGCATCCTGATGGGCGAGGTGCTTTACCTGCCCAAAGGCGCGACCGACGGCGGGCTCGATTTCGCCGCCTTTGCAAAGGCCGGGGTCAAGCATAGCGAGCGCTCGGGCCCGCCCGAAACGCCGCTTGGCGACTGCACCGATTATCGCTGCTTTTGGTCGTTGAACTTCGCGATGCGGCGCTCCGAATTCCTTGCGCTTGGCGGATTCGACGAAAGCTTTGTCGGCTATGGCGGCGAAGACACCGATTTCGGGCGCACCGCCGCCGAAGCCGGGCTGCCGTTCCACTGGACCCGTGGGGCGCGCGCCTATCATCAATATCACCCGCACCACATGCCGCCGGTGCATCATCTCGACAGCGTCATCGCCAACGCCCACCGCTTTCGCGACAAATGGGGCCATGTGACGATGGACCATTGGCTCAAAGCCTTCACCCTGATGGGCCTGGTCGAACGACGCGGAGACGACTTCGTGCGGGTGCGGGAGACGGAGGACAGCGATCTCGCGCTGACCGCGCAGCAGAGCGATCAGCCTTACGCCAGCTCGGCGCGGGTGCTGGCCGTGCTCGAAGCCGAAAGACCGGCGCTCGCCGACGCATAA
- a CDS encoding amidohydrolase family protein, with protein MVLGWVLSAALAAAQPAAAPPLLLKSDRVFDGVGTPRAGWQVLVQGDRIAAVGPNLPAPAGARVIELPGTTLIPGMIEGHGHLFLHPYNEAKWDAQVLNEQLALRTARAVVHARKTLEAGFTTLRDLGTEGAGYADVGLRQAIDQGIVPGPHLVVATKAIVARGAYGPKGFEPGVEVPLGAEEASGIDEVVRVVRSQIAAGADVIKLYGDYRWRAGEDSRPTFSLAELQSAVAAAHDAGRPVAIHTSTPEGMRRAIAAGADTIEHGYGGTAEIFAQMRARGVTLCPTLAAADAVARYGGWNGADPALASVSLSRKAFALALKAGAPICAGGDVGVYAHGDNARELELMVAGGMTPLATMVAVTSGNAKAFGLADRGAIRPGLRADLVAVQGDPTADITATRRVRQVIKDGRIYSPGR; from the coding sequence ATGGTATTGGGCTGGGTTCTTTCGGCGGCGCTTGCCGCGGCGCAGCCGGCCGCCGCGCCGCCTCTGCTGCTGAAGTCCGACCGCGTGTTCGACGGCGTCGGCACCCCACGCGCCGGGTGGCAGGTGCTGGTCCAGGGCGACCGGATCGCGGCGGTCGGACCCAACCTGCCCGCGCCCGCCGGGGCGAGAGTGATCGAGCTGCCCGGTACCACCCTCATCCCCGGCATGATCGAGGGCCACGGCCACCTGTTCCTGCACCCTTACAACGAAGCCAAATGGGACGCGCAGGTGCTGAACGAGCAGCTCGCGCTGCGCACTGCGCGGGCGGTGGTTCATGCCCGAAAGACGCTGGAAGCGGGCTTCACTACCCTGCGCGACCTAGGCACCGAGGGGGCGGGCTATGCCGATGTCGGGCTGCGGCAGGCGATCGATCAAGGGATCGTGCCGGGGCCGCATCTGGTGGTCGCGACAAAGGCGATCGTCGCGCGCGGGGCTTATGGTCCCAAGGGGTTCGAGCCGGGGGTCGAAGTGCCTCTGGGCGCGGAGGAAGCGAGCGGCATCGACGAGGTCGTGCGCGTCGTTCGCAGCCAGATCGCGGCCGGCGCCGACGTCATTAAGCTCTACGGCGACTATCGCTGGCGTGCGGGCGAGGACAGTCGCCCGACCTTTTCGCTGGCCGAACTACAGTCCGCCGTCGCCGCCGCGCACGATGCCGGACGCCCGGTCGCGATCCACACCTCGACCCCCGAAGGCATGCGCCGGGCGATCGCGGCGGGCGCGGACACGATCGAGCATGGCTATGGCGGGACGGCCGAGATCTTCGCCCAGATGCGCGCGCGCGGCGTCACTCTATGCCCGACGCTGGCCGCGGCCGACGCGGTGGCGCGATATGGCGGGTGGAACGGCGCGGACCCGGCGCTGGCCTCCGTCAGCCTCAGCCGCAAGGCGTTCGCACTGGCGCTGAAAGCGGGCGCGCCGATCTGCGCCGGGGGCGACGTCGGGGTCTATGCCCACGGCGACAATGCGCGTGAGCTGGAGCTGATGGTCGCGGGCGGGATGACCCCGCTGGCGACGATGGTCGCGGTAACCTCGGGCAATGCCAAGGCGTTCGGCCTTGCCGACCGCGGCGCGATCCGGCCCGGTCTCCGCGCCGATCTCGTCGCGGTGCAAGGCGATCCCACCGCCGACATCACCGCCACCCGCCGGGTGCGGCAGGTAATCAAGGACGGCCGGATCTATTCGCCGGGGCGATAG
- a CDS encoding penicillin acylase family protein, protein MPAVARLLAAPALLLALTAASPAEKQQWAAQAKRVTIVRDDWGIAHISGPKDADAVFGMMVAQAEDDFPRVEANLLTALGRTAEAEGEKAIWRDLRARLYVSEPELKAHYAASPAWLRSLMNAWAAGLNHYLATHPTVRPRVLTRFEPWMALSFTEGSIGGDIERIDLAKLEQFYSGSATQTAALPDNEPRGSNGIAIAPALTRDGRALLLINPHTSFFFRSEQQVTSGEGLNAYGASTWGQFFIYQGFNPTLGWMHTSSGVDSVDEFAFDVRGGEAPVYRFGANWRPMQARDITLRYRAADGTLVSRTFRTWRTHRGPVIRAEGNRWIAFAMLDNPVAALQQSYLRTKARDLAGFQKVAEFKANSSNNTLVATAKGEIAYLHPQFVPRRDDRIDYTGVVDGSDPATDWRGLHAVAELPNAINPATGWTQNTNAWPYRAAGSASPDPARFPRYMDTFGENYRGVHAQQLLTGSRGWTLEGLRAAAFDPQQPGFAELVPQLVRAYDALPRGDARRAALAPPIAALRGWDHRWSADSIPQSLAMFCGEALQKKLAPRPGEARNRFFARLGSGTSDAQKLDALTEAVARLTTDFGRWQVPWGDINRFQRISPAIDHPFSDAEPSIPLPFASGIWGSLASVGSGPKPGTKRWYGTSGNSFVAVVEFGPRVRAVAVMAGGESGNPASPHFNDQAARYAAGNLRPVYFYPDELRGHISRTYRPGE, encoded by the coding sequence ATGCCGGCGGTCGCGCGCCTTCTCGCGGCCCCCGCGCTCCTCCTCGCGCTGACCGCCGCCTCGCCTGCGGAGAAGCAGCAGTGGGCGGCGCAGGCGAAGCGCGTCACCATCGTCCGCGACGATTGGGGCATCGCGCACATCAGCGGGCCGAAGGATGCCGACGCGGTCTTCGGCATGATGGTGGCGCAGGCTGAGGACGACTTTCCGCGGGTCGAGGCCAATCTCCTCACCGCCCTCGGCCGCACAGCCGAAGCGGAGGGGGAGAAGGCGATCTGGCGCGACCTGCGCGCGCGGCTGTACGTCAGCGAGCCGGAGCTGAAAGCCCATTATGCCGCGAGCCCGGCGTGGCTGCGCAGCCTCATGAACGCCTGGGCGGCGGGGTTGAACCATTATCTCGCCACGCACCCGACTGTGCGGCCCAGAGTGCTGACGCGGTTCGAGCCGTGGATGGCGCTGAGCTTCACCGAAGGCAGCATCGGCGGCGATATCGAGCGGATCGACCTTGCGAAGCTCGAGCAATTCTATAGCGGCAGCGCGACGCAGACCGCGGCGCTGCCCGACAACGAACCGCGCGGATCGAACGGCATCGCCATCGCGCCCGCCCTCACCCGCGACGGCCGGGCGCTGCTGCTGATCAACCCGCACACCAGCTTTTTCTTCCGCTCCGAGCAGCAGGTGACCAGCGGCGAGGGGCTGAACGCCTACGGCGCGTCGACCTGGGGGCAATTCTTCATCTACCAGGGCTTCAATCCGACGCTCGGATGGATGCACACGTCGAGCGGGGTCGACAGCGTCGACGAGTTCGCGTTCGACGTACGCGGCGGGGAGGCACCGGTCTATCGCTTCGGTGCAAACTGGCGGCCGATGCAGGCGCGCGACATCACGCTGCGCTATCGCGCGGCCGACGGGACCCTCGTGAGCCGCACTTTCCGCACCTGGCGCACGCATCGCGGGCCGGTGATCCGCGCCGAGGGCAATCGCTGGATTGCTTTTGCGATGCTCGACAATCCGGTCGCCGCGCTTCAGCAAAGCTATTTGAGAACCAAGGCCCGCGACCTCGCCGGCTTCCAGAAGGTGGCCGAATTCAAGGCCAACAGCTCCAACAATACGCTGGTCGCGACGGCGAAGGGCGAGATCGCCTATCTCCATCCGCAGTTCGTGCCCCGGCGCGACGACCGAATCGATTATACGGGCGTGGTCGACGGCAGCGATCCGGCGACCGACTGGCGCGGGCTGCATGCGGTGGCCGAGCTGCCCAATGCGATCAATCCGGCGACCGGCTGGACGCAGAACACCAATGCCTGGCCCTATCGCGCGGCGGGCAGCGCGAGCCCCGACCCGGCGCGTTTCCCACGCTACATGGACACGTTCGGCGAGAATTATCGCGGGGTTCATGCGCAGCAATTGCTGACGGGATCGCGCGGCTGGACGCTGGAAGGATTGCGCGCGGCGGCGTTTGATCCGCAGCAGCCGGGCTTTGCCGAGCTCGTCCCGCAACTGGTGCGCGCGTACGACGCGCTACCTCGCGGCGATGCGCGGCGAGCCGCGCTGGCCCCGCCGATCGCGGCCCTGCGCGGCTGGGACCACCGCTGGAGCGCCGACAGCATTCCGCAATCGCTGGCGATGTTCTGCGGCGAAGCGCTGCAAAAGAAGCTGGCGCCGCGCCCGGGCGAAGCGCGCAACCGCTTCTTCGCGCGGCTCGGGTCCGGCACGAGCGACGCGCAGAAGCTCGATGCGCTGACCGAAGCGGTTGCGCGGCTCACCACCGATTTCGGCAGGTGGCAGGTGCCGTGGGGGGACATCAACCGCTTTCAGCGCATTTCACCCGCGATCGATCATCCGTTCAGCGATGCAGAACCCAGCATTCCGCTGCCCTTCGCATCGGGCATCTGGGGCTCGCTCGCTTCGGTCGGCTCGGGCCCCAAGCCCGGCACCAAGCGCTGGTACGGGACCAGCGGCAACAGCTTCGTCGCGGTCGTCGAGTTCGGGCCGAGGGTCCGCGCGGTGGCGGTGATGGCGGGCGGCGAGAGCGGCAATCCCGCCTCGCCCCATTTCAACGACCAGGCGGCGCGCTATGCGGCGGGCAATTTGCGCCCGGTCTATTTCTACCCGGACGAGCTGCGCGGCCACATCAGCCGGACCTATCGCCCCGGCGAATAG
- a CDS encoding S46 family peptidase, with translation MRRSSLLLAAASILLPSAAAAEEGMWTFDNFPIAAANRDLGTSIDQKWLDKVRLASVRLGGASGGLVSPDGLILTNEHVASRCVEDLSTPERNYVQTGFTPQSRAEERQCPGMVAEILTDIRDVTQRMQAAGAGLSGEAFTKARDAEAGRIETEACGSDKSRRCQVVTLYRGGQFKLYTYRRYTDVRLAFAPEHRASAFGGDLDNFSFPRFAVDAAFVRLYENNQPVKTPGYLRWNAAPPQENQPVFLSGSPGATQRLLTQAQLRTVQDVTLPLEQLINSELRGRLLRFSHENERNAFIAGQAISGVENTYKRGFGRQQSLIDQRFMARRAAAEADFRARVQADPALRQSIGDPWTDLANLQPEMIRLYPGYYMLEARAGGGSQLYNWAEDLVRGAQERPKPNAERLPEYGDARLAQVENGLLATRPTYPALDEVQLAWWLSKVREILTVDDPRITPLLGKESPEALAARLARGTRLGDPAVRKALWEGGFPAVQASNDPLIQFLLKIQDVTRATRAEYEGKVQAPTDRASEALAKARFAVFGTSLYPDATGTLRLTYGRLKGWTYQGRTVPYATTFGGLWQRATGAEPFDVAPRLLAAKDRIPAATILDVAASTDTIGGSSGSPAINARGEIIGANFDSTVLTQRNAYGYDPEINRSVLVTTTAVTAALRHAYGQSHLLRELGVR, from the coding sequence TTGCGCCGTTCCTCCCTGCTTCTCGCCGCCGCCTCCATCCTGTTGCCAAGCGCGGCGGCGGCCGAGGAAGGGATGTGGACCTTCGACAACTTCCCGATCGCCGCGGCCAATCGGGACCTCGGCACGTCGATCGACCAGAAATGGCTCGACAAGGTCCGCCTCGCCTCGGTGCGGCTGGGCGGTGCGTCGGGCGGGCTGGTCTCGCCCGACGGGCTGATCCTCACCAACGAGCATGTCGCCTCGCGCTGCGTCGAGGATCTGTCCACGCCCGAGCGCAATTACGTGCAGACCGGCTTTACCCCGCAATCGCGCGCCGAAGAACGCCAATGCCCCGGCATGGTCGCCGAGATCCTGACCGACATCCGCGACGTCACGCAGCGGATGCAGGCGGCGGGCGCGGGCCTTAGCGGCGAAGCCTTCACCAAGGCGCGCGATGCCGAAGCGGGCCGGATCGAAACCGAAGCCTGCGGGTCGGACAAGAGCCGCCGCTGCCAGGTGGTGACGCTGTACCGCGGCGGGCAGTTCAAGCTCTACACCTACCGCCGCTACACCGACGTCCGCCTCGCCTTCGCGCCCGAGCATCGCGCCTCGGCCTTCGGCGGCGATCTCGACAACTTCAGCTTCCCGCGCTTCGCGGTCGATGCGGCGTTCGTCCGCCTGTACGAGAACAATCAGCCGGTGAAGACGCCGGGCTATCTGCGCTGGAACGCCGCCCCGCCGCAGGAGAACCAGCCGGTGTTCCTGTCGGGCAGCCCCGGCGCGACCCAGCGGCTGCTGACGCAGGCGCAGTTGCGGACGGTGCAGGACGTGACGCTGCCCCTGGAGCAGCTGATCAACAGCGAGCTGCGCGGCCGGCTGCTGCGGTTCAGCCACGAGAACGAGCGCAACGCCTTTATCGCCGGACAGGCGATTTCGGGCGTCGAGAACACCTACAAGCGCGGGTTCGGGCGGCAGCAGTCGCTGATCGACCAGCGCTTCATGGCCCGCCGCGCCGCGGCCGAAGCGGACTTCCGTGCCCGGGTCCAGGCCGACCCGGCGCTGCGCCAGTCGATCGGCGATCCGTGGACCGATCTTGCGAATCTCCAGCCCGAGATGATCCGCCTCTACCCCGGCTATTACATGCTGGAGGCACGCGCGGGCGGCGGGTCGCAGCTTTACAACTGGGCCGAGGACCTCGTGCGCGGGGCGCAGGAACGGCCCAAGCCCAATGCCGAGCGCCTGCCCGAATATGGCGACGCGCGGCTGGCGCAGGTCGAGAACGGCCTGCTCGCGACGCGGCCGACTTATCCCGCATTGGACGAAGTGCAGCTCGCCTGGTGGCTGTCCAAGGTGCGCGAGATTCTGACCGTCGACGATCCCCGCATCACGCCGCTCTTGGGCAAGGAATCGCCCGAAGCGCTCGCCGCCCGGCTCGCGCGCGGCACCAGGCTCGGCGATCCGGCGGTGCGCAAGGCGTTGTGGGAAGGCGGCTTTCCCGCGGTGCAGGCGTCGAACGATCCGCTGATCCAGTTTCTGCTGAAGATCCAGGACGTCACCCGCGCCACCCGCGCGGAGTATGAAGGCAAGGTCCAGGCCCCGACCGACCGCGCCAGCGAAGCGCTGGCCAAGGCGCGCTTTGCGGTATTCGGAACCAGCCTTTATCCCGACGCGACCGGCACCCTGCGCCTGACCTACGGCCGCCTCAAGGGCTGGACCTATCAGGGCCGTACCGTGCCTTATGCCACGACCTTTGGCGGGCTGTGGCAGCGGGCGACCGGGGCCGAGCCGTTCGACGTCGCCCCGCGCCTGCTGGCGGCGAAGGACCGCATTCCGGCCGCCACCATCCTCGACGTCGCGGCCTCGACCGACACCATCGGCGGCTCGTCGGGATCGCCCGCGATCAATGCTAGGGGCGAGATCATCGGCGCGAATTTCGATTCCACCGTGCTGACCCAGCGCAACGCTTATGGCTACGATCCCGAAATCAATCGCAGCGTGCTGGTGACCACCACGGCGGTCACCGCCGCGCTGCGTCACGCTTATGGGCAGAGCCACCTGCTGCGCGAGCTCGGCGTTCGCTAG